Proteins from one Bacteroides zhangwenhongii genomic window:
- a CDS encoding helix-turn-helix domain-containing protein — protein sequence MKNSIPRYTFYKHKYGSELLVDVVELKYVKKFLAKSTVHTLNYYDITFITEGKGAFAVDNQTYEAIPCDVLFSKPGEIRNWDTHHIINGYALIFEEEFLSSLFKDSLFVRHLSFFQIGSFSSRLHLSDELYTRILETLHDIKMEIDSYQQGDVHVLRALLYEVLMLLDRAYLKMTSMEEGRNREVSNNHVSKFMNLVAIHAKEQHSVQYYADKLCITPNYLNEMITSTMGGSAKQYIQNKVMEEAKRLLVYTDFPIADIAFELCFSTVSYFIRSFRQHTGETPLLYRKAHKP from the coding sequence ATGAAAAACTCAATACCTCGATATACTTTTTATAAGCATAAGTATGGGAGTGAACTTTTGGTCGATGTAGTAGAACTGAAGTATGTGAAGAAGTTCCTGGCTAAAAGTACTGTCCACACTCTCAACTATTATGATATTACTTTCATAACAGAAGGTAAGGGAGCTTTTGCAGTCGATAACCAAACCTATGAAGCAATTCCATGTGACGTCCTTTTCTCTAAACCGGGGGAAATCCGGAACTGGGATACTCATCATATCATCAATGGGTATGCTCTGATTTTCGAAGAAGAGTTTTTGTCTTCCCTCTTTAAAGATTCTTTGTTTGTACGGCATCTTTCGTTTTTTCAGATAGGAAGTTTTTCATCGCGACTGCATTTGTCTGATGAGCTTTATACACGCATACTTGAAACCTTGCATGATATAAAGATGGAGATTGATTCGTATCAACAGGGCGATGTACACGTTTTGAGAGCATTGCTTTATGAAGTCCTGATGTTGCTGGACCGTGCTTATCTTAAAATGACTTCGATGGAGGAGGGCAGAAACAGGGAAGTTTCCAATAATCATGTAAGTAAATTCATGAATTTGGTTGCGATACATGCAAAAGAGCAACATTCGGTTCAATATTATGCGGATAAGCTCTGCATTACTCCTAACTATCTGAATGAGATGATAACTTCGACCATGGGGGGCAGCGCAAAACAATATATTCAGAACAAGGTGATGGAAGAGGCTAAGAGGCTGCTTGTTTATACGGACTTTCCTATAGCTGATATTGCATTTGAACTCTGTTTTTCAACGGTTTCTTATTTTATCCGTAGCTTCCGGCAGCATACGGGAGAAACTCCGTTATTGTATCGTAAAGCGCATAAACCGTAA
- a CDS encoding MATE family efflux transporter produces the protein MKELDLTQGSVPKVLLLFAVPFLIANVLQALYGGADLFVVGQYDDSASVAAVAIGSQVMQTITGIILGITTGTTVLIAIATGAKDNRKVAFTIGSSVWLFSITGVVLTLVMVLFHGQIAELMHTPVEAMADTKNYILACSLGILFIVGYNVVCGILRGLGDSKTPLYFVGLACVINIVLDFILVGYFHWGATGAAIATISAQGVSFGIALWFLYRHGFSFDFSRKDIRLNRNLSKKIMVLGAPIALQDALINVSFLIITVIVNQMGVIASASLGVVEKIIVFAMLPPMAISSAVATMTAQNYGAGLIKRMNKCLASGIGIALVFGVSVCVYSQFLPETLTAFFTKDAAVVAMAADYLRGYSIDCIVVSFVFCINSYFSGQGNSLFPMIHSLIATFLFRIPLSYWFSQIDSSSLFIMGFAPPISTVVSLLICIWYLRYTQRKLYLRGTMMPAMSN, from the coding sequence ATGAAAGAGTTAGATTTGACACAAGGAAGCGTACCGAAGGTATTGTTGCTGTTTGCAGTACCTTTTTTAATTGCTAATGTGCTCCAAGCACTTTATGGCGGGGCTGACCTCTTCGTTGTCGGACAATATGATGATTCGGCAAGTGTGGCAGCCGTAGCTATTGGTAGTCAGGTGATGCAGACAATAACAGGTATTATTCTGGGTATTACTACCGGAACAACCGTACTGATTGCTATTGCTACCGGAGCCAAAGACAATCGGAAAGTAGCTTTTACAATCGGGTCTTCCGTATGGTTGTTTTCAATAACCGGCGTAGTGCTAACTTTGGTCATGGTACTTTTCCATGGTCAGATAGCAGAACTGATGCATACTCCCGTCGAAGCTATGGCAGATACGAAAAACTATATTTTGGCATGCTCTCTGGGTATTCTGTTTATAGTGGGATATAATGTTGTATGTGGTATTTTGCGTGGATTGGGTGATTCTAAAACACCGCTTTATTTTGTCGGGCTGGCATGTGTGATAAATATAGTGCTCGATTTTATATTGGTCGGTTATTTCCATTGGGGAGCTACAGGAGCGGCTATTGCTACTATATCTGCACAAGGTGTCAGCTTTGGAATAGCACTCTGGTTCTTGTACCGGCACGGATTTTCTTTTGACTTTTCACGGAAAGATATTCGATTGAACCGGAATCTGTCTAAAAAGATCATGGTGTTAGGAGCGCCTATTGCTTTGCAGGATGCTTTAATCAATGTTTCTTTTCTGATTATCACGGTCATTGTCAATCAGATGGGAGTCATTGCATCTGCTTCCCTGGGTGTTGTTGAGAAAATCATCGTGTTTGCTATGCTGCCTCCAATGGCTATATCATCGGCTGTGGCAACCATGACTGCACAGAACTATGGAGCGGGGCTTATCAAGAGAATGAATAAATGTCTGGCTTCGGGGATTGGGATTGCTCTTGTTTTCGGTGTGTCGGTTTGCGTGTATTCGCAATTCCTGCCGGAGACTCTTACTGCTTTCTTTACAAAAGATGCTGCTGTGGTGGCAATGGCGGCAGATTATTTGCGAGGGTATAGCATCGACTGTATCGTGGTTAGTTTCGTGTTCTGCATTAATTCTTATTTCAGCGGACAAGGAAACTCGTTATTCCCGATGATTCACAGTCTGATAGCCACTTTCCTGTTTCGTATACCGTTGTCATACTGGTTCAGCCAGATAGATAGCTCGTCGCTGTTTATCATGGGATTTGCTCCACCCATTTCAACGGTCGTTTCATTATTGATTTGTATCTGGTATTTACGATATACCCAAAGGAAATTATATTTGAGAGGCACAATGATGCCTGCTATGTCGAATTAG
- a CDS encoding STM4011 family radical SAM protein, with protein sequence MENEGSLLSFRRIYYRGKLNSCNYTCSYCPFGKKSHLADTTRDEQAWNRFIAAIEQWKGEPLQLFIIPYGEALIHRYYRKGMMHLAALPQVAGISCQTNLSFPAKHWLDEIRVTPTVISKIRLWASFHPEMTSVEKFAHQIHILHHAGIQVCAGAVGNPSAKAVLNDLRNTLLPDIYLFINAMQGLRAPLSQEDIQFFSQLDNLFEYDLKNAPAQWEVCAGGRNNCFIDWKGDMYACPRSRVKIGNFYQGDGAVLPLSCERKVCDCYLAFSNLNNHPLHRIMGEGAFWRIPDKPLITTVFFDVDGTLTDSQGKVPESYANALRYMAQSVSLYLATSLSMEQAKKKLGKALFDLFRGGVFADGGLLSYSGQIRCLPVKVYPEVYGEPAKVTIHSYEGVVYKYSILVRDKEQREAILTRLKENPCQVFHKAPLITVIHPEASKKEGVLQLCKALTLSFEHTLVVGNSLKDWPMMSVVSHSCAVMNAEPLLKERARYTLNPDRLAAFFRFSNGDPIDQTSSDNS encoded by the coding sequence ATGGAAAACGAAGGCTCTTTACTTTCCTTCAGGCGTATATATTATCGCGGCAAATTGAATAGCTGCAACTATACCTGTTCTTATTGCCCTTTCGGCAAGAAGTCGCATCTGGCAGATACGACCCGGGATGAACAGGCATGGAATCGTTTTATAGCAGCTATTGAACAATGGAAAGGGGAGCCGTTGCAGTTATTTATTATTCCTTACGGTGAAGCATTGATCCATCGTTATTATCGGAAAGGAATGATGCATTTGGCAGCATTGCCACAGGTGGCTGGAATTTCCTGTCAGACTAACCTTTCTTTTCCGGCCAAACACTGGCTTGATGAGATTCGTGTGACTCCCACTGTGATAAGTAAGATAAGGCTCTGGGCCAGTTTTCATCCTGAGATGACTTCGGTAGAGAAATTTGCGCATCAGATTCATATACTCCATCATGCGGGAATACAGGTATGTGCCGGAGCGGTAGGAAATCCCTCTGCAAAGGCCGTACTCAATGATTTACGGAATACTCTCTTGCCGGATATTTATTTATTCATTAATGCAATGCAGGGGTTAAGGGCACCATTAAGTCAGGAAGATATTCAGTTTTTCAGTCAACTGGATAATCTTTTTGAGTATGACTTGAAGAATGCTCCGGCACAATGGGAAGTTTGTGCAGGAGGAAGAAACAATTGTTTTATCGATTGGAAAGGGGATATGTATGCTTGTCCCCGAAGCCGGGTGAAGATTGGTAATTTTTATCAAGGTGATGGAGCTGTTCTGCCGCTATCTTGCGAGAGGAAAGTTTGTGATTGCTATCTTGCGTTCAGTAACCTGAACAATCACCCTTTACATCGAATCATGGGAGAAGGGGCGTTCTGGCGAATACCTGACAAGCCACTTATTACGACTGTTTTCTTCGATGTGGATGGAACACTGACTGATTCACAGGGAAAAGTTCCTGAAAGTTATGCTAACGCTTTGCGATATATGGCACAGTCCGTTTCCTTATATCTTGCGACTTCTCTGTCAATGGAGCAGGCGAAGAAAAAGCTGGGAAAGGCTCTTTTCGATTTATTCAGGGGAGGAGTGTTTGCAGATGGAGGTTTATTATCTTATTCGGGCCAGATCAGGTGTTTGCCGGTGAAAGTATATCCGGAGGTATATGGAGAACCGGCAAAAGTCACTATTCATAGTTATGAAGGAGTGGTTTACAAGTATAGTATATTGGTACGTGATAAAGAACAGAGAGAAGCTATTCTTACCCGGTTGAAAGAGAATCCCTGCCAGGTCTTTCATAAAGCTCCGCTGATAACAGTCATTCATCCTGAAGCAAGTAAAAAAGAGGGGGTGCTTCAGTTATGTAAGGCTTTGACTTTATCTTTTGAACATACTTTAGTTGTAGGAAATTCGTTAAAGGACTGGCCGATGATGTCCGTGGTTTCTCATTCTTGTGCCGTAATGAATGCGGAACCCTTATTAAAAGAACGCGCACGTTATACGCTGAATCCGGATCGGTTGGCAGCTTTCTTTCGTTTTTCTAACGGAGATCCTATAGATCAAACCTCGTCTGATAATAGTTGA
- a CDS encoding STM4012 family radical SAM protein, protein MNQPLPRYVDYMYSYPHKTAYRSFPSPVSLVPYLKQVEGQKASLYFHIPFCSHKCGYCNLFSLQTNRADYIATYLETLHKQAQQLSPLTAGLTFDSFAIGGGTPLLLTVPQLEYLLDTAALFGVHPSHTFTSVETSPEYADPARLDLLKQAGVARVSIGVQSFLDEELTALKRRPRQDMINQALEAIRKRQFPFFNIDLIYGIKGQTVASFLYSLEQALLFQPNELFIYPLYVRPGTAITERESDGVCFQMYCAACDLLKDRGFLQTSMRRFIHHPSTDAEISCGDEVMLSCGSGGRSYLGNLHYATRYTVCQRCIAGEIDDYMGTTDFTVARNGFILSQEEQRQRFIIKNLMYYMGLDKAEYKRRFGESPDNVPLFRQLAERQWIENTDNGRICLTSEGMAYSDYIGQLFITPEIRELMETYSY, encoded by the coding sequence ATGAATCAACCGCTACCACGATATGTAGACTATATGTATAGTTACCCACATAAAACTGCTTATCGTTCTTTTCCGTCCCCGGTTTCGCTGGTTCCTTACCTGAAACAGGTGGAAGGACAGAAAGCATCGCTTTATTTCCATATTCCTTTTTGCAGTCATAAATGTGGATATTGCAATCTGTTTTCTCTGCAAACAAATCGTGCGGATTATATCGCAACTTATTTGGAAACTCTTCACAAGCAGGCGCAACAGTTGTCTCCACTCACCGCCGGACTGACATTTGATAGTTTCGCCATTGGAGGAGGCACACCGTTGCTTCTCACTGTTCCTCAACTGGAATACTTACTGGATACGGCTGCCTTATTCGGAGTGCATCCTTCACATACCTTTACTTCCGTAGAAACATCACCGGAATATGCCGATCCTGCCCGTTTGGACTTGTTGAAGCAAGCAGGAGTGGCTCGTGTGAGTATTGGCGTACAGAGTTTCCTCGACGAAGAATTAACAGCTTTAAAAAGACGTCCCCGGCAAGACATGATTAATCAGGCGCTGGAGGCTATCCGGAAGAGGCAATTCCCGTTTTTTAATATTGATTTGATTTACGGAATCAAAGGACAAACTGTAGCCAGTTTTCTTTATTCATTGGAACAGGCTCTTCTGTTTCAGCCTAACGAACTCTTTATCTATCCGCTATATGTACGACCGGGAACGGCTATCACGGAGCGGGAATCCGATGGTGTCTGTTTTCAGATGTATTGTGCCGCTTGTGATTTGTTGAAAGACAGAGGATTTCTACAAACTTCGATGCGGCGTTTTATTCATCATCCGTCTACTGATGCGGAAATCTCATGTGGGGATGAGGTGATGCTGTCGTGTGGCTCCGGCGGACGCAGTTACCTGGGTAATTTGCATTATGCCACCCGGTATACTGTTTGCCAGCGTTGTATTGCCGGAGAGATAGATGATTATATGGGCACTACTGATTTTACAGTGGCTCGTAATGGATTTATTCTTTCGCAGGAAGAACAGCGACAACGTTTCATCATTAAAAATCTGATGTATTACATGGGGCTTGATAAGGCCGAATATAAGCGTCGCTTTGGAGAATCACCGGATAATGTGCCGTTGTTCCGACAGTTAGCTGAACGGCAATGGATAGAAAATACGGATAACGGTCGTATTTGTCTGACTTCCGAAGGAATGGCATACTCCGATTATATTGGTCAGTTGTTCATTACTCCTGAAATAAGAGAACTGATGGAAACTTATTCTTATTGA
- a CDS encoding STM4013/SEN3800 family hydrolase, producing MQIDELPAGEQTQNPDLDMNQVVGTHDILMLCFDTLRYDVSKEEEAAGRTPVLNSHGGEWEKRHAPGNFTYPSHFAIFAGFLPSPAEPHSLRSRKWLFFPVQAGTGRIPPAGSYPFTEATFVQSLANVGYETICIGGVNFFSKRNELGRVFPGYFTKSYWLPTFGCTAPDSTEKQIDFALKKLENYPEDKRIFMYINFSAIHYPNCHYVEGKMKDDKESHAAALQYVDSQLPRLFQAFQKRGNTLVIALSDHGTCYGEDGYEYHCISHETVYTVPYKHFILTKK from the coding sequence ATGCAAATAGATGAACTGCCGGCTGGCGAACAGACCCAAAATCCGGATCTGGATATGAATCAGGTGGTGGGTACTCATGATATATTGATGCTTTGCTTTGATACCTTGCGTTATGATGTCAGCAAGGAGGAAGAAGCGGCAGGAAGAACACCTGTACTGAACAGTCACGGAGGAGAATGGGAAAAAAGACATGCGCCGGGAAATTTTACTTACCCGTCTCATTTTGCCATCTTTGCAGGATTTCTGCCTTCTCCGGCGGAACCTCATTCGCTACGCAGCCGTAAGTGGTTGTTTTTCCCTGTGCAAGCTGGTACGGGACGTATTCCGCCTGCGGGAAGTTATCCGTTTACGGAAGCGACTTTTGTGCAAAGCCTTGCCAATGTAGGTTATGAAACGATTTGTATAGGAGGGGTGAACTTCTTCAGCAAGCGTAATGAACTGGGGCGTGTGTTTCCCGGTTACTTTACTAAAAGTTATTGGCTGCCGACCTTTGGATGCACGGCACCCGATAGTACTGAAAAACAAATTGATTTTGCGTTGAAGAAACTCGAAAACTATCCGGAGGACAAACGGATTTTTATGTATATCAATTTTTCTGCTATTCATTATCCGAACTGTCATTATGTGGAAGGCAAAATGAAGGATGATAAGGAATCACACGCTGCCGCGCTGCAATATGTCGACAGTCAGTTACCCCGTTTATTTCAGGCCTTTCAGAAACGGGGAAATACGCTGGTGATTGCTCTTTCCGATCATGGCACTTGCTATGGAGAGGATGGATATGAATATCATTGCATATCTCACGAAACGGTTTATACAGTCCCTTACAAACACTTTATTTTAACGAAAAAATGA
- a CDS encoding STM4014 family protein — protein sequence MQIIVVSNSLSKRIEYFIEAGKHLQTEVRFMTYGELFNRLPQLRQAVIKLEPCVSDETDFQKYALLNQAYKETLQRLGEMRLSDDVCFLNTPHALLRALDKKETKGVLVDRGLRVTPMLPSPHSFDELRELLAGCGRGCFLKPRYGSGAGGIMAVRYQPNRNKWVVYTTLQQVDGVIHNTKRIHRLTTEKEMIPLAEAVMQTEAILEEWIPKEQLQGENYDLRVVCRESEIDYIVVRCSKGSITNLHLNNKAHWWNELSLPEVVRQQIYFQCQEAVQSLDLQYAGVDVLMERGTDIPYIIEVNGQGDHVYQDMFAHNSIYIQQIKNIKKRYNHANR from the coding sequence ATGCAGATAATCGTTGTCAGCAACTCTCTGTCCAAACGTATAGAATACTTTATTGAAGCAGGCAAACACTTGCAGACGGAAGTTCGTTTTATGACTTACGGGGAACTTTTTAACCGCTTGCCGCAACTACGGCAGGCAGTTATCAAACTGGAACCTTGTGTAAGCGATGAAACGGATTTCCAGAAATATGCGCTGTTGAATCAGGCATATAAGGAAACACTGCAACGTTTGGGTGAGATGAGGCTATCTGATGACGTGTGCTTTTTGAATACTCCCCATGCTTTGTTACGTGCTCTTGATAAAAAGGAGACTAAAGGAGTGCTGGTGGACAGAGGTTTGAGAGTGACTCCGATGTTACCTTCTCCCCATTCTTTTGATGAGTTGAGAGAGCTTCTTGCCGGTTGTGGTAGAGGATGCTTTTTGAAACCCCGTTACGGTTCGGGGGCGGGAGGCATTATGGCTGTTCGCTATCAACCCAACCGGAATAAATGGGTAGTCTATACTACCTTGCAACAAGTGGATGGAGTCATTCATAACACCAAACGTATCCACCGTTTGACTACGGAAAAAGAGATGATCCCGTTGGCGGAAGCAGTGATGCAAACAGAAGCTATTTTAGAAGAATGGATTCCTAAAGAGCAGTTGCAGGGAGAGAATTATGATCTCCGGGTAGTGTGCCGGGAATCTGAAATTGATTATATCGTTGTGAGATGTAGTAAAGGAAGCATAACCAATCTGCATCTGAACAATAAGGCACATTGGTGGAACGAGTTGTCTTTGCCGGAAGTAGTGCGGCAACAAATCTATTTTCAGTGTCAGGAAGCGGTTCAATCTTTGGATTTGCAGTATGCCGGAGTGGATGTCCTGATGGAGAGAGGAACAGATATTCCTTATATAATAGAAGTCAACGGACAGGGAGATCATGTGTATCAGGATATGTTTGCTCATAATTCTATTTATATTCAACAGATAAAAAACATAAAAAAGAGATATAACCATGCAAATAGATGA
- a CDS encoding STM4015 family protein, with amino-acid sequence MKRVFVFQDFKSQKFWSIDVVGTDVTVNYGKLGTDGQTQVKNYATTEEAEKAADKLIAEKTKKGYVETAEETAREMKVEAKKYTLSYDEYENNVNLLDKILKDKHLSEYKQITIGCWDYEGDDCSALLQGMIENKEKFAQIEGLFWGDIEQEEQEISWIEQADISPLLDAMPKLKDLKIKGTNNLRLGKTSRPELRSLEIISGGLPTEVVEDILGSDFPNLEKLILYVGVEDYGFEANIEIFRPLFSKERFPKLTYLGIVNSEEQDKIVEMFLESDILPQLETMDVSAGTLKDEGAQLLLDNMDKIAHLKFINMRYNYLSKDMKKQLQNLPMKIDIAETEEADEYDGELWYYPMITE; translated from the coding sequence TTCTGGAGTATAGATGTAGTCGGAACAGATGTTACTGTAAATTATGGTAAGTTGGGAACCGACGGACAAACACAAGTGAAAAACTACGCAACGACTGAAGAGGCTGAAAAAGCAGCCGACAAGCTGATTGCTGAAAAGACCAAAAAAGGGTATGTGGAAACTGCTGAAGAAACTGCACGTGAAATGAAAGTGGAAGCCAAGAAATATACTTTGAGTTACGATGAGTATGAAAACAATGTGAATCTTCTGGATAAGATATTGAAAGATAAACATCTCTCTGAATATAAACAAATAACAATCGGTTGTTGGGATTATGAGGGTGACGACTGTTCTGCCTTATTACAGGGAATGATTGAAAATAAGGAGAAGTTCGCACAAATAGAAGGCTTGTTCTGGGGAGATATTGAGCAGGAAGAACAGGAGATTTCATGGATTGAACAAGCTGATATTAGTCCACTGCTCGATGCCATGCCTAAATTGAAGGATCTGAAAATCAAAGGAACCAATAATCTGCGTTTGGGAAAGACTTCACGGCCGGAGTTGCGGTCACTGGAAATTATCAGTGGTGGCCTGCCTACTGAAGTGGTAGAAGATATTCTTGGTTCTGATTTCCCCAATCTGGAAAAACTGATTCTGTATGTTGGTGTGGAAGATTATGGATTTGAAGCTAATATTGAGATATTCCGTCCGTTGTTCTCCAAAGAACGTTTCCCGAAGCTGACTTATTTGGGGATCGTCAACTCTGAAGAACAGGACAAGATTGTAGAAATGTTTCTGGAGTCGGATATTCTTCCCCAACTTGAAACAATGGATGTTTCGGCCGGTACTCTCAAAGATGAAGGTGCCCAATTATTGCTGGATAATATGGATAAGATCGCTCATTTGAAATTTATCAATATGCGCTACAATTATTTGAGCAAGGATATGAAGAAACAGCTGCAGAATCTTCCTATGAAAATAGATATTGCTGAAACTGAAGAGGCGGATGAATATGATGGTGAATTGTGGTATTACCCGATGATTACAGAATAG